A segment of the Oncorhynchus nerka isolate Pitt River linkage group LG19, Oner_Uvic_2.0, whole genome shotgun sequence genome:
TAGAAATAGTCATTAtgccctttctcttgcatttaaaAGATTATGGTaccaaaaaacgttttttttttttttatataatctTTTACCAGACTTAATGTGTTATTttctactacattcctttcacaaacttcaaagtgtttcctttcaaatggtatcaagaaaatGCATATCGTTGCTTCAGGGCCTAAGCTACAGGCGGTTCGATGTGGGTATGTCATTTAAGGCAAAAAATGAAAAACAGGGGCCGATCtctattaatacccatgattttggaatgagatgtctgatgagcaggtgtccacatacttttggtcctgTAGTGTATATCTGAGACAGCACAACAATCAGTATCAGAGCTATATGTTTAGGTATATAAACTAAATCTCTGGCTAAATCTCTGACTCTGATCAGTATGACTTCTCACCTGTCCTGGGGCAGTGTGATGGTGAACAGGGCGTGTGTGATACAGATGTATGATGATATGATGAAGACCATGGGGAAATAGAGGACTATACTGGGGTTGAGATAAGATATTACTATGTTAGGGACCACATCAGAACAGGGGGCCGCCAGACGGAACAGGGGACCGTGGTCACAGTAGTAGCTGTTGATCACCAGAgacctacaatacaatacattttcATTGTCCACATGTTACAGTGATCAACTGATCATTTATTTTTACAGCACCTGGCCCGGGATTCAAACCGGGAACCTTTCTGCAACAGGTTCACCTCCTCAGCCACCTACCGGCAGAAGGAGAGTCGGGTGATGAGGCACACAGCCAGCAACATCAGGAACACAGCAAATGCCCAGGCAGCACCCATCAGCTGGAACATGGACCTATGGGTCACTATCATATGGTACCTATATGGACAGTGGAAAGAAGCTGTTATCAGGGATTTTAGATGCAGTGTATCCATATATCAGGTTGAATTGTCAGTGAGAGCACATGATTATCACACAAGGGTCAATTATGAAGGCCTTTTGAATTGTATTTTTTGTTTTGATGTATTATCTGAGACCTGAGTGGGCAGCAGATGGCCACCAGTCTGTCGTAGGAGAGGATGGTGAGGTTGAAGGACTGCatggtgaggaagaggaagatgaagaAGAGGCTAGTGAGGCACTGGTTGTAGGAGATGAGCTGTCTGCTGAAGAGGAACATATCCAGGAGCTTGGGGACCATGGCAGTGCTCCCACAAACGTCCGCGAAGGCCAGGTTGAACACAGCAATGTACTTGGGGCTGTAAGGGTAAGATCCTGACTTGATTATCTCCATGGGGAAAGGTTGTTTATGCAACAAACACAGGACATAGACAATTACAGAGAAGGTAAATACAATCAATCAGTAAAGAAGTAGACAAAAAGTGCAGATCCTAAACATCTTTACACTGTCATCTGTAATGTGTAAGTTATCAACTATAGACCATCCAGCTGATCTAATGGTGGTTTTCATTCAGAATCAACTATAGACCATCCAGCTGATCTAATGGTGGTTTTCATTCAGAATCAACTATAGACCATCCGGCTGATCTAATGGTGGTTTTCATTCAGAATCAACTATAGACCATCCAGCTGATCTAATGGTGGTTTTCATTCAGAATCAACTACAGACCATCCAGCTGATCTAATGGTGGTTTTCATTCAGAATCAACTACAGACCATCCAGCTGATCTAATGGTGGTTTTCATTCAGAATCAACTACAGACCATCCAGCTGAACCTAATGGTGGTTTTTATTCAGAATCAACTATAGACCATCCAGCTGAT
Coding sequences within it:
- the LOC115116992 gene encoding olfactory receptor 52E8-like isoform X2 yields the protein MSYLTSDPNQTDNIDTIIRPPYFFISGFIDIPHMEYYYVFLCFVYIISLVGNTFVMMVIYMDNSLHSPKYIAVFNLAFADVCGSTAMVPKLLDMFLFSRQLISYNQCLTSLFFIFLFLTMQSFNLTILSYDRLVAICCPLRYHMIVTHRSMFQLMGAAWAFAVFLMLLAVCLITRLSFCRSLVINSYYCDHGPLFRLAAPCSDVVPNIVISYLNPSIVLYFPMVFIISSYICITHALFTITLPQDRVRALKTCTSHLILVAIFYLPVNFTYFLHSIIPTNARIINLSLTSVLPPMLNPIIYVLKTEEFKESAKKLLSKRRAQRAVVPIQTT